GTTATTTTTTATCAATTTTCTTTTCCGCCTTTACCGTGACTTCTTTCTTCGCCCTGGTCTTGGCCTTAGCCGCTCTTTTCACTTTTTTGCCTTTACGGATCTTGGACATTTCTTTTTTAGCTTCCATTCTGGCCTGGAATTTTTCTACCCGGCGGGCCGAGTCAACTAATTTCTGCTTGCCGGTATAAAAAGGATGGCAAGCCGAACAAAGCTCGGTTTTGATTTCCGGCAAAGTTGAACCAGTAACAAAAGTGTGGCCGCAAGCGCAGCTTACTTTCGCATCTTTGTAATATTTTGGATGAATATCTTTTTTCATATTTTTGCCCTACGAATCTACAAATCTTATTACGAATTTATAAATTAAATTTAGATGGCAAAGAAGGCAAAAAGAGAGCTTAAAAAAGGTAAGAGGGGGAAAAGGGAGAAATCTTTCCCTCCTTGTTCCTCTCGCCCATCTTAGGAATTATTTGTATATTCGTAGCAGATTTGTTGATTTGTGGAAAATTAAAAAAGCACGAGAATTAGGTGCTGATTTAGATACTAACATAAAATAAAAAATAAGGCAAGGACTTGACTTTTATTTAATTTCTTGATAAATTACAAATCTAAAAAACGTGGAAACAGTGTTGGTCTAGCCAGAGGCCAAAACCTCTGACGACGAGGTTCGATTCCTCTAACTGGTCCTACGAGGGGCGAGTTTTTGCAGAGAATAGTTGGGAGGTGAAGAAGCATCCGCTTTGGTGGATGTGGAGCCGAAAAATCCTGTAATAAAATACTTTTACTGGTGTGGAATACCAACCAAGAACAAGCTGAACCTGCCTCTTGCTAAAAAACGGGGAGAGCAGCCTCAAGGATTCCGCGTTTTGGGGGAAGCAAAACATCGCTTCCCCTTTTTATTTTTTATTATTTTTTATGTTATAATGGTTTTATGACAAAGGTTGCCAACATCGCGAAAAACACTTCCTACCTAACTCTGGCTTTAATTATACAGAAGGTCATTTCTTTCACCTATTTCACGCTTCTGGCGCGCAATTTGGGGCCGGAGGATTTGGGCAAATATTATTTTGCCATTTCCTTTACCACGATTTTCGCTATTTTTATTGACCTGGGACTCGTAAACGTTTTAACCAGGGAAGTGGCCAAAAACGAAGAAAGGGCCAAAAATTTATTAGGGGCGGTTTTAACCATAAAATTGCCTTTGGCCGGCCTGGCCTTATTGGTCGTGGGTTTAATGATAAATTTAATGGATTATCCGGCGATTGTCAGGAATTTGGTCTATCTTTCCTCGGCCTGCATGGTTCTGGACTCATTCTCCACGACTTTCTTCGCGGTTATCCGGGGTTTTCACAATCTAAAATTTGAAAGCATAGCCTCGGTGGTTTTTCAACTTATTGTTATGGCTTTCGGCCTGTCCGCCCTTTACGCAGGCCAGGGGCTTTATTGGATAATGGCGGCTCTGGTCTTGGCCAGTATTTTTAACTTTTTTTATTCCCTTTTCATTCTTTGGCGAAAATGGGGGATAAAGATAAGGCCGGTTTATGACAAAGCTTTGATAAAACTGATCGCGGGCATTGCCATTCCTTTCGGCTTATACGCCGTTTTCCAAAGAATTTACACTTATCTTGATTCGGTTCTTCTCTCCCTTATGGCCGGAGACAAGTATGTCGGGCTTTATCAAATCGCTTTTAAAATTATTTTCGCCCTGCAATTTCTCCCCCTGGCTTTTACCGCTTCGCTTTATCCGGCCATGAGTTCCTATTGGGTAAACAACCGCAAGCAACTGGCGATTTCTTTTGAGCGGGCCATGAATTATTTGATTATAATTTCCCTGCCCATCACCGCCGGCACCATCGTCACCGCCGATAAAATTATTTTAATTTTTAAATCCGGGTTTGCCGAAGCGGTTCTCCCCATGCAAATTGTTATTGCCGGCTTGATTTTTATCTTTATAAACTTTCCGATTGGCTCGCTTTTGAACGCCTGCGACCGCCAGAAAATAAACACTATAAATATGGGCATAGTTACGGCCGCGAGCGTAATCCTGAATTTATTTTTAATTGCTAAATTTCAGGCTGTCGGAGCCAGTTTAACCGTTCTAATTACCAATATTTTAATGTTTGCCTTGGGCATTTTCTGGGTGGGAA
This genomic interval from Patescibacteria group bacterium contains the following:
- a CDS encoding flippase: MTKVANIAKNTSYLTLALIIQKVISFTYFTLLARNLGPEDLGKYYFAISFTTIFAIFIDLGLVNVLTREVAKNEERAKNLLGAVLTIKLPLAGLALLVVGLMINLMDYPAIVRNLVYLSSACMVLDSFSTTFFAVIRGFHNLKFESIASVVFQLIVMAFGLSALYAGQGLYWIMAALVLASIFNFFYSLFILWRKWGIKIRPVYDKALIKLIAGIAIPFGLYAVFQRIYTYLDSVLLSLMAGDKYVGLYQIAFKIIFALQFLPLAFTASLYPAMSSYWVNNRKQLAISFERAMNYLIIISLPITAGTIVTADKIILIFKSGFAEAVLPMQIVIAGLIFIFINFPIGSLLNACDRQKINTINMGIVTAASVILNLFLIAKFQAVGASLTVLITNILMFALGIFWVGKIISYRKAKIIMVFLKSLLAAGLMAGLVLYFKPLVNIFALAPAGGIIYFILLFLLGGFRKEDILSIFNSFISKKIGVILPTDED